A single region of the Streptomyces sp. NBC_01262 genome encodes:
- a CDS encoding GGDEF domain-containing protein, protein MAAARTPMEAVAAAAAAARLALGGSMSAVSRWERDRGRLRVLVNDGELAPGEEPQPRNEVYSVADFPEIVEFLHGRWTEGGEPHAWVETADAAGPVNEGPYCHQRVAALRRRGRSSCVVAPIMLHGLAWGELYVARAAGQPVFDRADAEFATVLAALIAAGIAQTERLAEVRRLAFTDPLTGLANRRAVDARLEEAFERHRADGAPVSLVVCDLNGLKRVNDQLGHAVGDRLLVGFGSVLSLCGAELPGGLAARLGGDEFCLLTVGVAADGVVRVAEELCERAKWLGLGDGVAVGVASTDAGIGPVQSARRLFRLADAAQYRAKALGSERPVVAGRAGAEDPVVRLADEPPGSETERRRFRGRE, encoded by the coding sequence GTGGCGGCGGCCAGGACGCCGATGGAGGCGGTGGCGGCTGCTGCGGCGGCGGCGCGGTTGGCGCTGGGCGGGAGCATGTCGGCGGTGTCGCGGTGGGAGCGGGACCGGGGGCGGCTGCGGGTGCTGGTGAATGACGGGGAACTGGCGCCGGGGGAGGAGCCGCAGCCGAGGAACGAGGTGTACTCGGTGGCGGACTTTCCGGAGATCGTGGAGTTTCTGCACGGGCGCTGGACGGAGGGCGGGGAGCCGCACGCGTGGGTGGAGACGGCTGATGCGGCCGGGCCGGTCAATGAGGGGCCGTACTGCCATCAGCGGGTGGCGGCGCTGCGGCGGCGGGGGCGGTCGTCGTGCGTGGTGGCGCCGATCATGCTGCACGGGCTGGCGTGGGGTGAGCTGTATGTGGCGCGGGCGGCGGGGCAGCCGGTGTTCGACCGGGCGGACGCGGAGTTCGCGACCGTACTGGCGGCGCTGATCGCGGCCGGGATCGCGCAGACGGAGCGGTTGGCGGAGGTGCGGCGGCTGGCGTTCACGGATCCGCTGACGGGGCTGGCGAACCGGCGGGCGGTGGACGCGCGGCTGGAGGAGGCGTTCGAGCGGCACCGGGCGGACGGGGCGCCGGTGAGCCTGGTGGTGTGCGACCTGAACGGGCTGAAGCGGGTCAATGATCAGTTGGGGCACGCGGTGGGGGACCGGCTGCTGGTGGGGTTCGGGTCGGTGCTGTCGCTGTGCGGGGCGGAGCTGCCGGGGGGTCTGGCGGCGCGGCTGGGCGGGGATGAGTTCTGCCTGCTGACGGTGGGGGTCGCGGCGGACGGGGTGGTGCGGGTGGCGGAGGAGCTGTGCGAGCGGGCGAAGTGGCTGGGGCTGGGCGATGGGGTCGCGGTCGGGGTGGCTTCCACCGACGCGGGCATTGGGCCGGTTCAGTCCGCCCGGCGGCTCTTCCGGCTGGCCGACGCCGCCCAGTACCGGGCGAAAGCGCTGGGATCCGAGCGGCCGGTGGTGGCGGGGCGGGCGGGGGCGGAGGATCCGGTGGTACGGCTGGCGGACGAGCCGCCGGGTTCGGAGACCGAGCGGCGGCGGTTCCGGGGGCGTGAGTGA
- a CDS encoding enoyl-CoA hydratase/isomerase family protein produces MSQEQRFGEWVAVRRHGDGDGGRVAELVLDRPKAMNAVSTDMARALAAACAALAEDRGVSAVVLSSTHERAFCVGADLKERNSFTDADLVRQRPYARGAYTGVLELPMPVIAAVHGFALGGGFELALACDVIVADSTAVVGLPEVSVGVIPGGGGTQLLPRRVGAARAAQLIFTGRRVAAAEALALGLVDVLAEEGQDRAEALALAARIAENSPVGLRAAKRALRLGQGVELRAGLEIEDAAWRATAFSGDRAEGVAAFNERRTPRWPGE; encoded by the coding sequence ATGTCCCAGGAACAGCGGTTCGGCGAGTGGGTGGCGGTACGGCGGCACGGTGACGGTGACGGTGGCCGGGTCGCGGAGCTGGTGCTTGACCGGCCGAAGGCGATGAACGCGGTGTCGACGGACATGGCGCGGGCCCTGGCGGCAGCGTGCGCCGCCCTTGCGGAGGACCGGGGGGTCAGCGCGGTCGTGCTCAGCTCGACGCATGAGCGGGCGTTCTGCGTGGGTGCGGATCTGAAGGAGCGCAATTCGTTCACGGACGCGGATCTGGTGCGGCAGCGGCCTTACGCGCGGGGCGCGTACACGGGTGTGCTGGAGCTGCCGATGCCGGTGATCGCGGCGGTGCATGGCTTCGCGCTGGGCGGTGGGTTCGAGCTGGCACTCGCGTGCGATGTGATCGTGGCGGACTCGACGGCGGTGGTGGGGCTGCCGGAGGTGTCGGTCGGGGTGATCCCCGGCGGTGGCGGGACGCAGCTTCTGCCGCGGCGGGTGGGGGCGGCTCGGGCCGCGCAGCTGATCTTCACCGGGCGGCGGGTGGCGGCGGCGGAGGCGCTGGCGCTGGGGCTGGTGGATGTGCTGGCCGAGGAGGGCCAGGACCGGGCGGAGGCGCTTGCGCTGGCGGCGCGTATTGCGGAGAACTCGCCGGTGGGGCTGCGGGCCGCGAAGCGGGCGCTGCGGCTGGGGCAGGGGGTCGAACTGCGGGCCGGGCTTGAGATCGAGGACGCGGCGTGGCGCGCGACGGCCTTTTCCGGGGACCGTGCGGAGGGTGTGGCCGCGTTCAACGAGCGGCGTACGCCGAGGTGGCCGGGGGAGTAG